A single Vigna radiata var. radiata cultivar VC1973A chromosome 8, Vradiata_ver6, whole genome shotgun sequence DNA region contains:
- the LOC106772211 gene encoding probable protein phosphatase 2C 60 codes for MFSELMNLLRACFRPGSEGFSRTGSDAGGRQDGLLWYKDSGQHLNGEFSMAVIQANNLLEDQSQIESGSLSSNESGPYGTFVGIYDGHGGPETSRFINDHLFHHLKKFTSEQQSMSVDVIRKAFQATEEGFMSVVANQWSLSPQIAAVGSCCLVGVICNGTLYIANLGDSRAVLGRAVKATGEVLAMQLSAEHNASIESIREELHSLHPDDPNIVVLKHSVWRVKGLIQVSKSIGDVYLKKAEFNREPLYAKFRLREPFKMPILSSEPSISVHHLQPNDQFIIFASDGLWEHLSNQEAVDIVQNSPRSGSARRLVKAALQEAAKKREMRYSDLKKIDRGVRRHFHDDTTVVVVYLDSNLVSRTSTAKFPGISVRGGGINLPHNTLAPCTTPTEISGT; via the exons ATGTTCTCGGAGTTGATGAACTTATTGAGGGCCTGCTTTCGGCCGGGTTCCGAAGGATTTTCTCGCACAGGTTCGGATGCCGGAGGTAGACAGGATGGACTATTGTGGTATAAGGACTCAGGGCAGCACTTGAATGGTGAATTTTCAATGGCTGTGATCCAAGCCAATAACTTGCTGGAAGATCAAAGCCAGATTGAATCAGGCAGTTTGAGCTCCAATGAATCTGGCCCTTATGGTACTTTCGTCGGTATCTATGATGGCCATGGAGGGCCCGAGACATCGCGGTTTATCAATGATCACCTCTTTCACCATCTCAAGA AATTTACTTCAGAGCAACAATCAATGTCAGTAGATGTGATTCGCAAGGCATTCCAAGCAACGGAAGAGGGGTTTATGTCAGTGGTTGCCAATCAGTGGTCCCTGTCGCCACAAATTGCAGCTGTTGGCTCATGTTGTCTTGTTGGTGTTATTTGTAACGGAACCCTTTATATAGCAAACCTAGGGGATTCCCGGGCAGTTTTAGGAAGAGCGGTGAAGGCAACTGGTGAGGTTTTAGCCATGCAATTATCGGCAGAGCACAATGCATCAATAGAGTCTATAAGGGAGGAGCTGCATTCTTTACATCCTGATGATCCAAATATTGTGGTTTTAAAGCATAGTGTATGGCGTGTGAAGGGCCTTATTCAA GTTTCTAAATCTATTGGTGATGTGTATTTGAAGAAGGCCGAGTTCAATAGGGAACCTCTATATGCTAAGTTTCGACTTCGGGAACCATTCAAGATGCCAATACTGAGCTCAGAGCCATCAATTTCTGTGCATCATTTGCAGCCAAAtgatcaatttattatatttgcatCAGATGGACTCTGGGAGCACCTTAGCAATCAAGAAGCAGTTGATATAGTTCAAAACAGTCCCCGCAGT GGAAGTGCAAGGAGGCTGGTGAAAGCTGCACTTCAAGAAGCtgcaaagaaaagagaaatgagATATTCagatttaaagaaaatagaTCGTGGTGTTCGCCGTCATTTCCATGATGATACCACAGTGGTTGTTGTGTATCTTGACTCAAATCTTGTGAGTAGGACAAGCACTGCGAAGTTCCCTGGTATTTCTGTGAGAGGGGGTGGTATTAACCTGCCTCATAACACACTGGCACCTTGTACCACACCAACAGAGATTAGTGGTACCTGA
- the LOC106771346 gene encoding nitrate regulatory gene2 protein isoform X3 produces MGCVASKLEEEEEVVSICRERKRLLKLAVEKRYALAVAHCKYFHSLNAVAAAIKLFVARHSSPSSPFLITFPPPCPSSHSPSPPSENVITNPMFLQQTPSETKHEAIACDSCISSTSSDSSEEETEEKREGESERKGEEPQHEQPCGYYCMPVTMPMSMSMSMPVPMPMPPSMPSPQRDFGWDFFYPFDSLRSDMCGYHRNSDDDLRAVREEEGIPELEEEVEREEVEHKVVTVEENNNNNNNNKSNSEGVAEQVISGVETVKVVDVATENQGEQRGLAVLDTPAEGRELLEALKDIEDHFLRAYDSGKDVTRMLEANRIPLHSSLDEIKESSTKLIQAITWKSISSRQSSCKSLMAPNTKNSSTWVEYKNDLFDDYEGMDSGSHLSTLGRLYAWEKKLYEEVKAGDSTRKSYEKKCAQLRSKNVRGDDLLSTDKTKVEVKDLYAGILVAIRRAESISKRIEKMRDEELQPQIVELLKGLTQSWKIMLESHETQKKILSEVKYFTCTTYEKFCNQSHGFATLQLEAQLRNWRDCFKEYTAAQEAYVEALHGWLSKFIVPEVEFYSRSKNVALPYEVNGPPLLVICNDWLASMQKLPDKMVTLALKSVVKDVRALWLQQNKEQQQKRKVDRLTRVLDRRYSSGGLPKVETKMLELHATDHESKWSTTDEQDECMMEKNDHVETLRRKLEVEKEKHHSSMQETQRITLHGLQSGFSLVFESLSEFSKASQKMYNDLVKSKIKEGI; encoded by the exons atgGGATGTGTTGCTTCCAAactagaggaagaagaggaagttgTGTCTATttgtagagagagaaaacgGCTGTTAAAGCTAGCTGTGGAGAAAAGATATGCACTTGCTGTGGCTCATTGTAAGTATTTTCACTCTCTCAATGCAGTAGCTGCGGCCATTAAGCTCTTTGTTGCACGCCACTCTTCACCTTCATCACCTTTCCTCATAACTTTCCCTCCTCCTTGCCCTTCTTCTCACTCTCCTTCTCCACCCTCCGAGAATGTCATCACTAACCCCATGTTCCTCCAGCAGACACCCTCAGAAACCAAGCATGAAGCCATTGCCTGTGACTCATGCATCTCTTCAACATCCTCAGACTCTTCTGAGGAAGAGACTGAAGAAAAAAGGGAAGGAGAAAGTGAACGCAAGGGAGAAGAACCGCAGCACGAACAACCATGTGGGTACTATTGCATGCCTGTGACTATGCCTATGTCCATGTCGATGTCCATGCCCGTGCCTATGCCCATGCCACCTTCAATGCCATCCCCTCAGAGAGATTTTGGATGGGACTTCTTCTACCCTTTTGACAGTTTGAGGAGTGATATGTGCGGCTACCACAGGAACTCAGACGATGATTTGAGGGCAGTGAGGGAGGAGGAAGGGATTCCTGAGTTGGAGGAAGAAGTGGAGAGAGAAGAGGTTGAGCACAAAGTGGTGACTGTtgaagagaataataataataataataataataaaagtaacagTGAAGGTGTTGCGGAGCAAGTTATTAGTGGTGTTGAAACAGTGAAGGTGGTGGATGTGGCCACTGAGAATCAAGGGGAGCAAAGGGGGCTTGCAGTTCTTGATACACCTGCAGAGGGGAGAGAGCTGCTTGAAGCATTGAAAGACATCGAAGACCATTTTCTCAGGGCTTATGATTCTGGAAAAGATGTCACCAGAATGCTGGAAGCTAATAGAATCCCCCTTCATTCTAGTTTGGATGAAATAAAAG AAAGTTCGACTAAACTCATTCAGGCAATAACATGGAAATCCATTTCATCTAGGCAATCGTCATGCAAGAGTCTCATGGCTCCAAATACGAAAAATTCCTCAACTTGGGTGGAATATAAGAATGATCTGTTTGATGATTATGAAGGAATGGATTCGGGAAGTCATTTATCAACCTTAGGAAGGTTATATGCATGGGAAAAGAAACTCTATGAGGAGGTTAAG GCTGGAGATAGCACAAGgaaaagttatgaaaaaaaatgtgcaCAGTTGAGAAGTAAGAATGTTAGAGGAGATGATCTGCTGAGCACAGACAAAACCAAAGTTGAAGTGAAAGATCTGTATGCCGGGATCTTGGTTGCGATCCGACGGGCAGAATCAATCTCAAAGAGAATTGAGAAAATGAGAGATGAAGAACTACAACCTCAAATTGTTGAACTGTTAAAAGG CCTGACCCAGTCATGGAAAATCATGTTGGAGTCCCATGAAACCCAGAAGAAGATTCTGTCTGAAGTGAAGTACTTCACATGCACCACGTATGAGAAATTCTGTAACCAGTCTCATGGATTTGCAACTCTTCAACTGGAAGCTCAGCTTCGAAATTGGCGTGACTGCTTCAAAGAGTACACTGCAGCACAAGAAGCGTATGTTGAAGCATTACACGGATGGCTGAGTAAGTTCATAGTCCCTGAAGTCGAGTTTTACTCGAGAAGCAAAAACGTCGCCTTGCCGTACGAAGTGAACGGACCACCTCTGCTTGTAATATGCAACGATTGGTTAGCTTCCATGCAGAAGTTACCTGATAAAATGGTAACACTGGCATTGAAAAGCGTGGTGAAAGATGTTAGAGCTTTGTGGCTTCAGCAAAACAAAGAGCAACAGCAGAAAAGGAAGGTAGATAGGTTAACAAGAGTTTTGGACAGAAGATACTCTTCAGGAGGACTACCTAAAGTGGAGACAAAGATGCTTGAGCTGCATGCCACTGATCACGAATCAAAATGGAGTACTACTGATGAACAAGATGAGTGCATGATGGAGAAAAATGATCATGTGGAGACACTGAGAAGAAAACTTGAAGTGGAGAAGGAGAAGCACCACAGTAGCATGCAGGAAACACAGAGGATCACGTTACATGGATTGCAATCTGGGTTTTCTCTAGTGTTTGAATCCTTGTCGGAGTTCTCCAAAGCATCACAGAAAATGTACAATGATCTT GTGAAAAGTAAGATAAAGGAGGGAATATGA
- the LOC106771346 gene encoding nitrate regulatory gene2 protein isoform X2, whose product MGCVASKLEEEEEVVSICRERKRLLKLAVEKRYALAVAHCKYFHSLNAVAAAIKLFVARHSSPSSPFLITFPPPCPSSHSPSPPSENVITNPMFLQQTPSETKHEAIACDSCISSTSSDSSEEETEEKREGESERKGEEPQHEQPCGYYCMPVTMPMSMSMSMPVPMPMPPSMPSPQRDFGWDFFYPFDSLRSDMCGYHRNSDDDLRAVREEEGIPELEEEVEREEVEHKVVTVEENNNNNNNNKSNSEGVAEQVISGVETVKVVDVATENQGEQRGLAVLDTPAEGRELLEALKDIEDHFLRAYDSGKDVTRMLEANRIPLHSSLDEIKESSTKLIQAITWKSISSRQSSCKSLMAPNTKNSSTWVEYKNDLFDDYEGMDSGSHLSTLGRLYAWEKKLYEEVKAGDSTRKSYEKKCAQLRSKNVRGDDLLSTDKTKVEVKDLYAGILVAIRRAESISKRIEKMRDEELQPQIVELLKGLTQSWKIMLESHETQKKILSEVKYFTCTTYEKFCNQSHGFATLQLEAQLRNWRDCFKEYTAAQEAYVEALHGWLSKFIVPEVEFYSRSKNVALPYEVNGPPLLVICNDWLASMQKLPDKMVTLALKSVVKDVRALWLQQNKEQQQKRKVDRLTRVLDRRYSSGGLPKVETKMLELHATDHESKWSTTDEQDECMMEKNDHVETLRRKLEVEKEKHHSSMQETQRITLHGLQSGFSLVFESLSEFSKASQKMYNDLQVKSKIKEGI is encoded by the exons atgGGATGTGTTGCTTCCAAactagaggaagaagaggaagttgTGTCTATttgtagagagagaaaacgGCTGTTAAAGCTAGCTGTGGAGAAAAGATATGCACTTGCTGTGGCTCATTGTAAGTATTTTCACTCTCTCAATGCAGTAGCTGCGGCCATTAAGCTCTTTGTTGCACGCCACTCTTCACCTTCATCACCTTTCCTCATAACTTTCCCTCCTCCTTGCCCTTCTTCTCACTCTCCTTCTCCACCCTCCGAGAATGTCATCACTAACCCCATGTTCCTCCAGCAGACACCCTCAGAAACCAAGCATGAAGCCATTGCCTGTGACTCATGCATCTCTTCAACATCCTCAGACTCTTCTGAGGAAGAGACTGAAGAAAAAAGGGAAGGAGAAAGTGAACGCAAGGGAGAAGAACCGCAGCACGAACAACCATGTGGGTACTATTGCATGCCTGTGACTATGCCTATGTCCATGTCGATGTCCATGCCCGTGCCTATGCCCATGCCACCTTCAATGCCATCCCCTCAGAGAGATTTTGGATGGGACTTCTTCTACCCTTTTGACAGTTTGAGGAGTGATATGTGCGGCTACCACAGGAACTCAGACGATGATTTGAGGGCAGTGAGGGAGGAGGAAGGGATTCCTGAGTTGGAGGAAGAAGTGGAGAGAGAAGAGGTTGAGCACAAAGTGGTGACTGTtgaagagaataataataataataataataataaaagtaacagTGAAGGTGTTGCGGAGCAAGTTATTAGTGGTGTTGAAACAGTGAAGGTGGTGGATGTGGCCACTGAGAATCAAGGGGAGCAAAGGGGGCTTGCAGTTCTTGATACACCTGCAGAGGGGAGAGAGCTGCTTGAAGCATTGAAAGACATCGAAGACCATTTTCTCAGGGCTTATGATTCTGGAAAAGATGTCACCAGAATGCTGGAAGCTAATAGAATCCCCCTTCATTCTAGTTTGGATGAAATAAAAG AAAGTTCGACTAAACTCATTCAGGCAATAACATGGAAATCCATTTCATCTAGGCAATCGTCATGCAAGAGTCTCATGGCTCCAAATACGAAAAATTCCTCAACTTGGGTGGAATATAAGAATGATCTGTTTGATGATTATGAAGGAATGGATTCGGGAAGTCATTTATCAACCTTAGGAAGGTTATATGCATGGGAAAAGAAACTCTATGAGGAGGTTAAG GCTGGAGATAGCACAAGgaaaagttatgaaaaaaaatgtgcaCAGTTGAGAAGTAAGAATGTTAGAGGAGATGATCTGCTGAGCACAGACAAAACCAAAGTTGAAGTGAAAGATCTGTATGCCGGGATCTTGGTTGCGATCCGACGGGCAGAATCAATCTCAAAGAGAATTGAGAAAATGAGAGATGAAGAACTACAACCTCAAATTGTTGAACTGTTAAAAGG CCTGACCCAGTCATGGAAAATCATGTTGGAGTCCCATGAAACCCAGAAGAAGATTCTGTCTGAAGTGAAGTACTTCACATGCACCACGTATGAGAAATTCTGTAACCAGTCTCATGGATTTGCAACTCTTCAACTGGAAGCTCAGCTTCGAAATTGGCGTGACTGCTTCAAAGAGTACACTGCAGCACAAGAAGCGTATGTTGAAGCATTACACGGATGGCTGAGTAAGTTCATAGTCCCTGAAGTCGAGTTTTACTCGAGAAGCAAAAACGTCGCCTTGCCGTACGAAGTGAACGGACCACCTCTGCTTGTAATATGCAACGATTGGTTAGCTTCCATGCAGAAGTTACCTGATAAAATGGTAACACTGGCATTGAAAAGCGTGGTGAAAGATGTTAGAGCTTTGTGGCTTCAGCAAAACAAAGAGCAACAGCAGAAAAGGAAGGTAGATAGGTTAACAAGAGTTTTGGACAGAAGATACTCTTCAGGAGGACTACCTAAAGTGGAGACAAAGATGCTTGAGCTGCATGCCACTGATCACGAATCAAAATGGAGTACTACTGATGAACAAGATGAGTGCATGATGGAGAAAAATGATCATGTGGAGACACTGAGAAGAAAACTTGAAGTGGAGAAGGAGAAGCACCACAGTAGCATGCAGGAAACACAGAGGATCACGTTACATGGATTGCAATCTGGGTTTTCTCTAGTGTTTGAATCCTTGTCGGAGTTCTCCAAAGCATCACAGAAAATGTACAATGATCTT CAGGTGAAAAGTAAGATAAAGGAGGGAATATGA
- the LOC106771346 gene encoding nitrate regulatory gene2 protein isoform X1, with the protein MGCVASKLEEEEEVVSICRERKRLLKLAVEKRYALAVAHCKYFHSLNAVAAAIKLFVARHSSPSSPFLITFPPPCPSSHSPSPPSENVITNPMFLQQTPSETKHEAIACDSCISSTSSDSSEEETEEKREGESERKGEEPQHEQPCGYYCMPVTMPMSMSMSMPVPMPMPPSMPSPQRDFGWDFFYPFDSLRSDMCGYHRNSDDDLRAVREEEGIPELEEEVEREEVEHKVVTVEENNNNNNNNKSNSEGVAEQVISGVETVKVVDVATENQGEQRGLAVLDTPAEGRELLEALKDIEDHFLRAYDSGKDVTRMLEANRIPLHSSLDEIKESSTKLIQAITWKSISSRQSSCKSLMAPNTKNSSTWVEYKNDLFDDYEGMDSGSHLSTLGRLYAWEKKLYEEVKAGDSTRKSYEKKCAQLRSKNVRGDDLLSTDKTKVEVKDLYAGILVAIRRAESISKRIEKMRDEELQPQIVELLKGLTQSWKIMLESHETQKKILSEVKYFTCTTYEKFCNQSHGFATLQLEAQLRNWRDCFKEYTAAQEAYVEALHGWLSKFIVPEVEFYSRSKNVALPYEVNGPPLLVICNDWLASMQKLPDKMVTLALKSVVKDVRALWLQQNKEQQQKRKVDRLTRVLDRRYSSGGLPKVETKMLELHATDHESKWSTTDEQDECMMEKNDHVETLRRKLEVEKEKHHSSMQETQRITLHGLQSGFSLVFESLSEFSKASQKMYNDLVSYSEKSDKVGNITYIEGDCNIESCNSQK; encoded by the exons atgGGATGTGTTGCTTCCAAactagaggaagaagaggaagttgTGTCTATttgtagagagagaaaacgGCTGTTAAAGCTAGCTGTGGAGAAAAGATATGCACTTGCTGTGGCTCATTGTAAGTATTTTCACTCTCTCAATGCAGTAGCTGCGGCCATTAAGCTCTTTGTTGCACGCCACTCTTCACCTTCATCACCTTTCCTCATAACTTTCCCTCCTCCTTGCCCTTCTTCTCACTCTCCTTCTCCACCCTCCGAGAATGTCATCACTAACCCCATGTTCCTCCAGCAGACACCCTCAGAAACCAAGCATGAAGCCATTGCCTGTGACTCATGCATCTCTTCAACATCCTCAGACTCTTCTGAGGAAGAGACTGAAGAAAAAAGGGAAGGAGAAAGTGAACGCAAGGGAGAAGAACCGCAGCACGAACAACCATGTGGGTACTATTGCATGCCTGTGACTATGCCTATGTCCATGTCGATGTCCATGCCCGTGCCTATGCCCATGCCACCTTCAATGCCATCCCCTCAGAGAGATTTTGGATGGGACTTCTTCTACCCTTTTGACAGTTTGAGGAGTGATATGTGCGGCTACCACAGGAACTCAGACGATGATTTGAGGGCAGTGAGGGAGGAGGAAGGGATTCCTGAGTTGGAGGAAGAAGTGGAGAGAGAAGAGGTTGAGCACAAAGTGGTGACTGTtgaagagaataataataataataataataataaaagtaacagTGAAGGTGTTGCGGAGCAAGTTATTAGTGGTGTTGAAACAGTGAAGGTGGTGGATGTGGCCACTGAGAATCAAGGGGAGCAAAGGGGGCTTGCAGTTCTTGATACACCTGCAGAGGGGAGAGAGCTGCTTGAAGCATTGAAAGACATCGAAGACCATTTTCTCAGGGCTTATGATTCTGGAAAAGATGTCACCAGAATGCTGGAAGCTAATAGAATCCCCCTTCATTCTAGTTTGGATGAAATAAAAG AAAGTTCGACTAAACTCATTCAGGCAATAACATGGAAATCCATTTCATCTAGGCAATCGTCATGCAAGAGTCTCATGGCTCCAAATACGAAAAATTCCTCAACTTGGGTGGAATATAAGAATGATCTGTTTGATGATTATGAAGGAATGGATTCGGGAAGTCATTTATCAACCTTAGGAAGGTTATATGCATGGGAAAAGAAACTCTATGAGGAGGTTAAG GCTGGAGATAGCACAAGgaaaagttatgaaaaaaaatgtgcaCAGTTGAGAAGTAAGAATGTTAGAGGAGATGATCTGCTGAGCACAGACAAAACCAAAGTTGAAGTGAAAGATCTGTATGCCGGGATCTTGGTTGCGATCCGACGGGCAGAATCAATCTCAAAGAGAATTGAGAAAATGAGAGATGAAGAACTACAACCTCAAATTGTTGAACTGTTAAAAGG CCTGACCCAGTCATGGAAAATCATGTTGGAGTCCCATGAAACCCAGAAGAAGATTCTGTCTGAAGTGAAGTACTTCACATGCACCACGTATGAGAAATTCTGTAACCAGTCTCATGGATTTGCAACTCTTCAACTGGAAGCTCAGCTTCGAAATTGGCGTGACTGCTTCAAAGAGTACACTGCAGCACAAGAAGCGTATGTTGAAGCATTACACGGATGGCTGAGTAAGTTCATAGTCCCTGAAGTCGAGTTTTACTCGAGAAGCAAAAACGTCGCCTTGCCGTACGAAGTGAACGGACCACCTCTGCTTGTAATATGCAACGATTGGTTAGCTTCCATGCAGAAGTTACCTGATAAAATGGTAACACTGGCATTGAAAAGCGTGGTGAAAGATGTTAGAGCTTTGTGGCTTCAGCAAAACAAAGAGCAACAGCAGAAAAGGAAGGTAGATAGGTTAACAAGAGTTTTGGACAGAAGATACTCTTCAGGAGGACTACCTAAAGTGGAGACAAAGATGCTTGAGCTGCATGCCACTGATCACGAATCAAAATGGAGTACTACTGATGAACAAGATGAGTGCATGATGGAGAAAAATGATCATGTGGAGACACTGAGAAGAAAACTTGAAGTGGAGAAGGAGAAGCACCACAGTAGCATGCAGGAAACACAGAGGATCACGTTACATGGATTGCAATCTGGGTTTTCTCTAGTGTTTGAATCCTTGTCGGAGTTCTCCAAAGCATCACAGAAAATGTACAATGATCTTGTAAGTTATAGTGAAAAAAGTGACAAGGTTGGGAACATTACATACATAGAGGGTGACTGCAATATTGAAAGTTGCAACAGCCAAAAATAG